One segment of Pleuronectes platessa chromosome 21, fPlePla1.1, whole genome shotgun sequence DNA contains the following:
- the mrpl43 gene encoding 39S ribosomal protein L43, mitochondrial encodes MSSRGTPSRFLASVLRNGLGRYVPQLKRISIVFSKNAQSSLGVRDFIEEGVVDYAKKNPGTVVYVSPQTCRIPKVVAEYLNGNVREELVTSKTAPQISELLTKLANQSGLEIMRLRKPFHTDNPSIQGQWHPFTNRPPAIGPIRPQKQDSV; translated from the exons ATGTCTTCCAGGGGGACACCCAGCCGCTTCCTGGCCAGTGTCCTGCGGAACGGGCTCGGTCGCTACGTTCCGCAGCTCAAGCGGATCTCCATCGTCTTCTCCAAGAACGCACAGAGCTCGTTGGGAGTCAG gGACTTCATCGAGGAGGGGGTGGTGGACTACGCCAAGAAGAACCCGGGCACCGTGGTGTACGTGTCCCCTCAGACCTGCAGGATCCCCAAAGTGGTGGCAGAGTATC TAAACGGCAACGTGAGGGAAGAACTCGTCACCAGCAAAACCGCCCCGCAGATTTCAGAGCTTCTGACCAAACTGGCCAATCAGTCCGGCCTGGAGATCATGCGCCTCCGCAAACCCTTCCACACGGACAACCCCAGCATCCAGGGCCAGTGGCACCCGTTCACCAACCGGCCCCCGGCCATCGGCCCCATCAGGCCCCAGAAGCAGGACTCTGTCTAA
- the twnk gene encoding twinkle protein, mitochondrial: MWRRLLLKGTSCLLQAVDPKLLHHRPLSSLCPRLPPHRLLHRPPRAPCAGAGYFLAHGGTRTYKKDAKSPVELPATPITVTEIKQYIRSKDIPFHDGYSCLHIPSIFVEPSARRDTFSLFVDKTTGQFLCKDTLVEGSWEDLQDCLEVMQKEEQDVLSPHVLLGYPDSMEEQEERDRELREVQRIWSSAVPLTDVPEEEALLIKTMFQIIKVSNATLKKFGVRLFKPTKSLVFPWFGGPDCSLKGVKLLSAQSTDTDKVTYNEATVPKCSSYYNLFGLPLVGRMDSEVVLTGHELDTLAVSQATGLPSVALPRGVSCLPPILLPYLEQFKRVTLWLGGDIRSWEASKIFSRKLGLRRCSLVRPGEYRPCPVEALAQGKNLNHILKASIPAAHKSIVSFKQLREDVYGELLNTEQVAGVKWTRFLELNRILKGHRKGELTVFTGPTGSGKTTFISELALDLCMQGVNTLWGSFEINNVRLAKIMLTQYSMQRLEENLEQYDFWADKFEDLPLYFMTFHGQQNIKAVLDTMQHAVYLYDINHVIIDNLQFMMGQENLSVDKFAVQDHIIGAFRKFATNSSCHVTLIIHPRKEEDDRELQTASIFGSAKASQEADNVLILQEKKLVTCPGRRSLQVTKNRFDGDVGIFPLDFLKSSLTFSAPVKGKHKLRKVASKPENEESEEDEAAVKKSQVKKEKAEKTNKTTKTPKPATGK; encoded by the exons AtgtggaggaggctgctgctcaagggcacctcctgcctcctgcaggcGGTGGACCCGAAGCTCCTGCACCACAgacctctctcctccctgtgtcctAGGCTGCCCCCCCACAGGCTCCTCCACAGGCCCCCTCGGGCTCCGTGCGCGGGTGCAGGCTACTTCCTGGCCCACGGTGGCACCAGGACCTACAAGAAGGATGCCAAGTCTCCCGTGGAGCTCCCAGCGACCCCCATCACCGTCACTGAGATCAAACAGTACATACGCTCCAAGGACATCCCCTTCCACGACGGCTACAGCTGCCTCCACATCCCGAGCATCTTCGTGGAGCCGTCGGCGAGGAGGGACACGTTCTCCCTGTTCGTGGACAAAACCACCGGCCAGTTCCTGTGCAAGGACACGCTGGTGGAGGGGAGCTGGGAGGATCTCCAGGACTGCCTGGAGGTGAtgcagaaggaggagcaggacgtCCTCAGCCCCCACGTGCTGCTGGGATATCCAGACagcatggaggagcaggaggagagggacaggGAGCTGAGGGAGGTGCAGAGGATCTGGTCCAGCGCCGTGCCCCTCACCGACGTCCCAGAGGAAGAGGCTCTGCTGATCAAAACCATGTTCCAG ATCATAAAGGTTTCTAACGCCACCCTGAAGAAGTTCGGAGTGAGGCTCTTCAAACCCACTAAGAGTCTGGTGTTCCCGTGGTTCGGCGGACCCGACTGCTCTCTGAAGGGAGTGAAGCTCCTCTCCGCCCAAAGCACCGACACCGACAAAGTCACGTACAACGAAGCCACCGTCCCAAAGTGCAGCTCTTACTACAACCTGTTCGGCCTCCCCCTGGTGGGCCGCATGGACTCTGAGGTGGTGCTGACGGGCCACGAGCTGGACACTCTGGCTGTGAGTCAGGCCACGGGCCTCCCCAGCGTGGCTCTCCCCCGTGGAGTCAGCTGCCTCCCTCCCATCCTGCTGCCGTACCTGGAGCAGTTCAAGCGGGTGACGCTGTGGCTGGGAGGCGACATCCGCTCCTGGGAGGCGTCCAAGATCTTTTCCCGGAAGCTGGGTCTGAGGCGCTGCTCTCTGGTGCGCCCGGGGGAGTACCGGCCCTGTCCCGTGGAGGCGCTGGCTCAGGGGAAGAACTTAAACCACATCCTGAAAGCCTCCATTCCAGCAGCTCACAAGTCCATAGTGTCCTTCAAGCAGCTCAGAGAGGACGTGTACGGGGAGCTGCTGAACACTGAGCAGGTGGCCGGGGTGAAGTGGACCAGGTTCCTGGAGCTCAACCGGATCCTGAAGGGGCATCGCAAGGGGGAGCTGACGGTTTTCACAG GTCCTACCGGCAGTGGGAAGACCACCTTCATCAGTGAGCTGGCTCTGGACCTCTGCATGCAGGGCGTCAACACGCTGTGGGGAAGCTTCGAGATCAACAACGTGCGTCTGGCTAAGATCATGCTCACCCAGTACTCCAtgcagaggctggaggagaaccTGGAGCAGTACGACTTCTGGGCGGACAAGTTTGAAGACCTGCCGCTCTACTTCATGACGTTTCACGGGCAGCAGAACATCAA GGCGGTGCTGGACACGATGCAACATGCTGTTTACCTCTATGACATAAACCACGTCATCATTGACAACCTGCAGTTCATGATGGGACAGGAAAACCTCTCCGTGGACAA GTTTGCAGTTCAGGACCACATCATCGGGGCGTTTAGGAAGTTCGCCACCAACAGCAGCTGCCACGTCACTCTGATCATCCACCCCcggaaggaggaggatgatcGTGAGCTGCAGACGGCTTCGATCTTTGGTTCTGCTAAG gcCAGCCAGGAAGCCGACAACGTCCTCATCCTGCAGGAGAAGAAGCTGGTGACGTGTCCCGGCCGCAGGTCCCTGCAGGTGACCAAGAACCGCTTCGACGGGGACGTGGGCATCTTCCCCCTGGACTTCCTCAAGTCCTCGCTCACCTTCTCGGCTCCCGTCAAGGGCAAACACAAACTGAGGAAGGTCGCCTCCAAGCCGGAGAACGAGGAGTCGGAGGAGGACGAGGCGGCGGTGAAGAAGAGCCAGGTTAAAAAGGAGAAggctgagaaaacaaacaaaacaacaaagactCCAAAACCTGCCACTGGAAAGTAA